Proteins encoded together in one Candidatus Nitrosocaldus cavascurensis window:
- a CDS encoding DNA topoisomerase IV subunit A: MKRKDIESQREKRNKVKTMLVELGKKIYSDLDNGIFPEVYIPSRSVANIVYDKRLRQYVLGDAKIVRSAKNIRHLRSFTQLIWLAFFVDKLVNEGKTSTLRDVYYSAQAFNIDFEDQAESDHIITDLEAVLSLAREDFNIYPEERSSIFGDLTIEYTVPGYEGKRLNLSDHPDGYLIGPSLSSAEFIDTSAEMVLAVEKGGIFTRFVEENVHKRFKAIIVDTAGQAPRSTRYLLMRLNRELNLPVYILTDGDVYGEHIAMVIKSGSANAAHLRELTVPDAKWIGVWASDIQKYRLPTDPMTEQDVKRCHELKQDPRYQSDIWRSELELFLKMRRKSELEAFAKYGLTKITDDYLPEKLEMAKSL, encoded by the coding sequence ATGAAGAGGAAAGATATAGAGTCGCAGAGGGAGAAGAGGAACAAGGTTAAGACCATGCTTGTAGAGTTGGGGAAGAAGATATACAGCGATCTTGACAATGGTATATTCCCAGAGGTGTATATACCAAGCAGATCTGTAGCAAACATAGTGTATGATAAGAGGTTGAGGCAGTACGTTCTAGGCGATGCAAAGATAGTAAGATCTGCAAAGAATATAAGGCATCTAAGATCCTTCACACAACTCATCTGGCTTGCATTCTTTGTTGATAAGTTGGTTAATGAAGGAAAGACTAGCACTCTAAGGGATGTGTACTACTCTGCCCAAGCATTCAATATAGACTTTGAGGATCAGGCAGAGTCTGATCACATAATAACAGATCTTGAAGCAGTACTCTCACTTGCAAGAGAAGACTTCAACATATACCCTGAGGAGAGGAGCAGTATATTTGGAGATCTAACGATAGAGTATACAGTGCCAGGGTATGAGGGGAAGAGGCTCAACCTATCAGACCATCCAGATGGTTACCTTATAGGCCCAAGTTTAAGCAGTGCAGAGTTTATAGATACTAGTGCAGAGATGGTCCTTGCTGTAGAGAAGGGAGGTATATTTACAAGGTTTGTAGAGGAGAATGTGCATAAGAGGTTCAAGGCAATAATAGTTGATACTGCTGGCCAAGCACCAAGATCAACAAGGTACTTGCTTATGAGGCTCAACAGAGAGCTCAACCTCCCTGTATACATCCTTACAGATGGGGATGTGTATGGAGAGCATATAGCAATGGTGATAAAGTCTGGTTCAGCAAATGCAGCACACCTTAGAGAACTCACAGTACCAGATGCAAAGTGGATAGGAGTATGGGCTAGTGATATCCAGAAGTATAGACTTCCAACAGATCCTATGACTGAGCAGGATGTGAAGAGATGTCATGAACTCAAGCAAGATCCTAGATATCAGTCTGATATATGGAGGAGTGAACTAGAACTCTTCCTTAAGATGAGGAGGAAGAGCGAGTTGGAGGCATTTGCAAAGTATGGCTTGACTAAGATAACTGATGACTATCTGCCAGAGAAGCTTGAGATGGCAAAGAGTTTATAG